The proteins below come from a single Gimesia alba genomic window:
- a CDS encoding FecR family protein, giving the protein MPDNDQQNQAEFERLLHRLVDGSLDHSEAERLESLLLDQPERQSLYLEYMSLDSSLIELGEVSKTAPELTFGRPRKKYLVSFSVWALAACAMLSLIAVTLFVSSVIDQSKQLTKQKTTEPLEGVSQSTERNPEQEALSEAQIIAGHRAVFRGTQSATSIGSHLKFSENYMLQDGLVKIRFASGAEVILSAPALFQVVHNEKLVVNLGKCSVYAPEGAEGFEVSTPTSDVIDLGTRFSVIVAEDGASKVAVVDGEAEVSSLSSPRKKTLLKGDTAYVGTDLHLMEGDRDAQSDDYVASIPDRLISYKTNQDELGRAVDLSSLSVQRAGVDRTYHADDFILPRVNHYRPGSNAFGVVPANSPADEHNRFGLMNLMFASGFINPGGQNNLHEGEFILGRDGTPGMNLVFDQPVINSPGPDIIIFDAQSIAHSLEGDVFRLYPQTDHPDAQPMTIRKYDIDGHSAEAQIMTGCRLTQLSPDFANDGTPLPIVARSQLVHQVPSRLFAIGIDLDDMNIPSGESITGLFLQDAQDDADRVDPVVIVGLPPVK; this is encoded by the coding sequence ATGCCGGATAATGATCAGCAAAATCAAGCCGAATTTGAACGGCTTCTGCACCGACTCGTGGATGGTTCGCTTGATCATTCCGAAGCAGAACGCCTGGAGTCGTTATTGTTGGATCAACCAGAGCGTCAATCGTTGTACCTGGAATACATGTCGCTTGATTCATCCTTAATCGAATTGGGGGAAGTCAGCAAAACAGCTCCCGAGCTTACTTTTGGACGCCCTCGAAAAAAATATCTGGTTTCCTTCAGTGTTTGGGCTCTGGCAGCGTGCGCTATGCTCAGCCTGATTGCGGTGACTCTCTTTGTGTCATCTGTTATAGATCAATCAAAGCAATTGACAAAACAGAAAACAACAGAGCCATTAGAAGGAGTTTCGCAATCGACGGAAAGGAATCCAGAGCAAGAGGCACTTTCCGAGGCGCAGATTATCGCAGGGCACCGTGCAGTATTCCGTGGTACACAGTCTGCCACGTCGATCGGCAGTCACTTAAAGTTTTCAGAAAACTATATGCTGCAAGATGGGTTAGTAAAAATTCGTTTTGCCTCGGGGGCTGAAGTGATTCTCAGTGCGCCAGCTCTGTTTCAGGTTGTTCATAATGAGAAGCTTGTGGTTAACCTCGGCAAATGCTCTGTTTATGCACCAGAGGGAGCCGAAGGCTTTGAGGTTAGCACGCCGACCAGCGACGTGATTGATTTGGGAACTCGATTTTCCGTTATCGTTGCTGAAGACGGAGCCTCGAAAGTGGCTGTCGTGGATGGTGAAGCAGAAGTATCCTCTCTGAGTAGTCCTCGCAAAAAGACGCTACTAAAAGGTGATACCGCCTATGTTGGCACTGACCTGCACTTAATGGAGGGAGATCGGGATGCGCAAAGTGATGATTATGTCGCCTCTATTCCCGACCGCCTGATTTCTTATAAAACAAATCAGGATGAATTGGGGCGAGCAGTGGACCTTTCGTCTTTGTCCGTACAACGAGCGGGCGTTGATCGCACTTACCATGCCGATGATTTCATTCTGCCAAGAGTCAATCATTATCGGCCCGGATCCAACGCGTTTGGAGTTGTTCCCGCCAATTCTCCCGCTGATGAACACAATCGATTTGGTTTGATGAATCTGATGTTCGCTTCTGGATTCATTAATCCAGGGGGGCAGAACAACTTGCATGAAGGAGAGTTTATTCTGGGCCGTGATGGGACTCCGGGCATGAACCTTGTTTTTGATCAGCCCGTTATCAATTCACCCGGTCCTGATATCATCATATTCGATGCCCAGTCGATTGCTCACTCTCTGGAAGGCGATGTATTTCGTTTGTACCCGCAAACAGATCACCCAGACGCTCAGCCAATGACCATTCGGAAATACGACATTGATGGTCATTCCGCAGAAGCACAAATTATGACCGGCTGTCGTTTGACTCAGTTAAGCCCGGATTTCGCCAACGATGGTACTCCACTTCCCATCGTGGCACGATCACAGTTAGTGCATCAAGTTCCCTCTCGGCTATTTGCCATTGGTATCGACCTGGATGACATGAATATTCCATCCGGAGAATCGATCACCGGACTGTTTCTTCAGGATGCCCAAGACGACGCAGACCGGGTTGACCCAGTTGTTATCGTCGGTCTTCCACCCGTTAAATAA
- a CDS encoding CehA/McbA family metallohydrolase, with protein sequence MDLRHIGSLILLATCGICKLTNALEASEQTIVIDRKSNEFKGKVTYNKTFSAKANQTESTLLFEQNLQKQSSGGYWNVSINGKILGRLEAHTPQIGSDKNHDGFHRIGFALPSQVLKEGENRLTVTGRGQPAVLRNFVLEPHSLKQVLQLEAVTVKVTTPKGQPVPARITVVNQRGQLAKLYNARQPTTAVRPGILYTLGTGDSFELPPGKYTLYATRGMEWGVARQPIVVEKQKSQHHTLVISREVDTTGFIACDSHIHTLPGSGHGNATFEERMITIAGEGIEVAVATDHNHISDYTRYQKAAGTQTHFHSISGDEVTTRNGHFTAFPFDPEKAVPGGVKGRNPLFLKNDNWNELIADMRKKGAEVIILNHPYWPSILEGPFGRFRFNRSTGKRSEGPAFNFNGYEVVQPANETPDFFYALEDWMSLLNRGLKLTAVGATDSHTVNDPVGQARTYLKSHTDDITQINRKEVYRAFTEGRATAAAGIFANLTLNEQFGMGDLASAEALKNSSNNQSLKLTASLRVAAPSWVRPREAMIYVNGKKVAQKTIESTLNQPTDQTLEFSLELPPHDAYVVAFVLGDGITLPGWTTYGKATQAITNPIFLDRDGDGKYSAPRATAKRLITDFRNQHEKLTQALKKKLLKSEAIKSDSAVLLHAKELLQQESATTNE encoded by the coding sequence ATGGACCTGCGTCATATCGGATCGCTCATTTTGTTAGCAACTTGTGGAATCTGTAAGCTCACTAACGCTCTGGAAGCGTCTGAGCAGACGATCGTCATTGATCGAAAGTCAAACGAATTTAAAGGAAAAGTTACGTACAACAAAACGTTTTCTGCCAAGGCTAATCAAACCGAGTCCACACTGCTCTTCGAGCAGAATCTGCAAAAACAAAGTTCGGGTGGATATTGGAACGTAAGCATCAATGGCAAAATCCTCGGCCGACTTGAAGCGCATACTCCCCAAATCGGTTCAGATAAAAACCATGACGGATTTCACCGCATCGGCTTTGCTTTGCCTTCCCAAGTTCTCAAAGAGGGTGAGAACAGACTGACGGTCACAGGTCGTGGACAACCCGCGGTGTTACGCAATTTTGTTTTGGAACCCCACTCCCTGAAACAGGTACTACAACTGGAAGCGGTTACCGTGAAAGTGACCACGCCAAAGGGACAACCCGTGCCTGCACGCATCACAGTAGTAAACCAACGAGGACAACTCGCAAAGCTCTACAATGCACGTCAGCCGACCACCGCAGTACGCCCCGGTATCCTCTATACATTGGGAACCGGCGATTCCTTTGAGCTGCCTCCAGGAAAGTACACCTTGTATGCCACGCGCGGCATGGAATGGGGCGTCGCCAGACAGCCAATCGTTGTTGAGAAACAGAAGTCACAGCATCACACGTTGGTCATTTCACGCGAAGTTGATACAACTGGTTTTATCGCCTGCGACAGCCATATTCATACACTACCTGGCAGCGGTCACGGAAATGCCACTTTCGAAGAACGCATGATTACAATTGCCGGCGAAGGAATTGAAGTGGCAGTTGCCACAGATCACAATCACATTTCGGATTATACAAGATATCAAAAGGCCGCGGGGACTCAAACTCATTTCCATTCGATTTCTGGCGATGAGGTCACAACTCGCAACGGTCATTTTACTGCATTCCCATTTGATCCTGAAAAGGCAGTTCCCGGCGGTGTGAAGGGACGCAATCCCCTGTTTTTGAAAAATGATAATTGGAATGAGCTGATCGCCGACATGCGAAAGAAAGGGGCTGAAGTCATCATCTTGAATCATCCCTATTGGCCCAGCATCCTCGAAGGTCCCTTCGGACGATTTCGTTTCAATCGCAGCACAGGTAAGCGAAGTGAGGGGCCTGCTTTTAATTTCAACGGTTACGAAGTGGTACAACCGGCAAATGAAACTCCTGATTTTTTCTATGCGCTTGAAGACTGGATGTCACTCCTTAATCGCGGATTAAAACTCACTGCTGTCGGGGCCACTGATTCTCACACGGTCAACGATCCCGTCGGTCAGGCCCGCACTTATCTCAAAAGTCATACAGACGACATTACTCAGATCAATCGTAAAGAAGTCTATCGCGCATTCACAGAAGGCCGGGCAACGGCAGCAGCAGGCATCTTTGCCAACCTGACACTGAATGAACAATTTGGCATGGGAGACCTTGCTTCAGCAGAAGCACTTAAAAACAGCAGTAACAACCAAAGCTTAAAGTTGACTGCTAGTTTACGAGTGGCAGCCCCTTCTTGGGTCCGTCCTCGTGAAGCCATGATCTATGTGAATGGAAAAAAAGTCGCACAGAAAACCATCGAGTCCACATTGAACCAGCCCACAGACCAGACGCTCGAGTTTTCGCTCGAATTACCTCCACATGATGCATACGTGGTGGCATTTGTCCTGGGAGATGGGATTACACTGCCCGGCTGGACCACCTATGGCAAGGCCACGCAGGCAATCACAAATCCGATTTTTCTGGATAGAGATGGTGACGGAAAATATAGCGCCCCCCGTGCTACTGCCAAAAGACTCATCACCGATTTTAGAAATCAGCATGAGAAGCTCACGCAGGCTCTAAAGAAAAAGCTACTGAAATCTGAGGCGATTAAATCAGACTCAGCCGTCTTGCTGCACGCCAAAGAACTGCTTCAACAGGAATCGGCGACAACGAATGAATAA
- a CDS encoding DUF1501 domain-containing protein translates to MFSTPHIEIPRTRREFLEKSGFGFGSVALASLLAQDEALSASDKFSATAGQLPHHRPKAKNIIFLFMEGGPSHIDLFDPKPLLNKLAGQSLPDSFGEILTAAGESRSPLLVSKRKWKQHGEAGTWVSDWLPEIATCVDDIAVIRSCWADGLNHSSSVCQMNTCSLIGGRPSLGSWVTYGLGSENRNLPSFVVMQDNRSSVVNGPRNWGTGFMPAVYQGIQLREGKQPIPNLNNPEGISDRRQRTKLSLLKSLNQGFASQHTRQTELEARIASYELAFRMQAEAPEAVDLSQETETTRKLYGMDQEETSSFGQLCLMSRRLVERGVRFVQLYHGAGSKWDAHTGIEKNHTKHCKVMDLPVAGLIKDLKQRGLLDETLVVWGGEFGRTPMSEKGDGRDHNPTGFTMWMAGGGVKGGQTIGATDELGLRAIEDRMHVHDLHASILHLLGLDRMKLVYKYNGRPERPTINEGEFQTKLVTG, encoded by the coding sequence ATGTTCTCCACACCGCACATTGAAATACCGCGAACCCGTCGAGAGTTTCTGGAAAAGAGTGGATTCGGATTTGGTTCCGTTGCTTTGGCGAGTCTGCTTGCGCAGGACGAGGCTTTGTCTGCTTCCGACAAATTTTCTGCCACTGCCGGACAGTTGCCGCATCATCGACCGAAGGCGAAGAATATTATCTTTTTGTTTATGGAAGGCGGACCAAGCCACATCGATCTGTTTGATCCCAAACCACTCTTGAATAAACTGGCGGGCCAGTCTCTCCCTGATAGCTTTGGAGAAATTCTAACGGCGGCAGGGGAATCTCGGTCACCTCTATTGGTGTCAAAACGAAAATGGAAACAACATGGCGAAGCGGGCACCTGGGTTTCCGACTGGCTTCCCGAAATCGCGACCTGCGTTGACGATATTGCCGTAATACGTTCCTGCTGGGCAGATGGTCTCAACCATTCATCGAGTGTCTGCCAGATGAATACGTGCTCATTAATTGGTGGTCGTCCTTCGTTGGGGAGTTGGGTGACATACGGGCTCGGCTCGGAAAACAGGAATCTTCCCTCGTTCGTTGTAATGCAGGACAACCGCTCATCGGTTGTAAATGGACCTCGCAATTGGGGAACCGGGTTTATGCCGGCGGTTTATCAGGGGATTCAATTGCGGGAAGGAAAGCAACCAATTCCAAATTTGAACAATCCTGAAGGAATTTCTGACAGACGTCAGCGTACGAAATTATCACTTCTGAAATCACTGAATCAGGGATTTGCAAGCCAACATACCAGACAAACCGAACTCGAAGCACGTATCGCCAGTTATGAGTTGGCATTCCGTATGCAGGCCGAAGCTCCAGAGGCAGTCGACCTTAGCCAAGAGACTGAGACAACCCGGAAGCTCTACGGGATGGATCAGGAAGAAACATCCTCTTTTGGTCAGTTGTGCCTGATGTCACGACGGCTGGTCGAGCGAGGTGTTCGCTTTGTCCAGCTTTATCATGGCGCCGGGAGTAAGTGGGATGCCCATACCGGCATTGAGAAAAATCATACCAAGCACTGTAAGGTGATGGACCTTCCGGTTGCCGGTTTGATCAAAGACTTAAAACAGCGCGGTTTATTAGATGAGACTCTTGTTGTTTGGGGGGGAGAATTCGGACGCACACCCATGTCAGAAAAAGGAGACGGGCGTGATCACAATCCAACGGGATTCACCATGTGGATGGCCGGGGGAGGTGTCAAAGGCGGTCAAACCATTGGCGCGACCGATGAATTGGGACTGCGGGCCATAGAAGATCGCATGCACGTCCACGACCTGCATGCATCGATCCTCCATCTGTTAGGTCTGGACCGCATGAAACTGGTCTACAAATACAACGGTCGTCCCGAACGTCCCACAATCAACGAAGGTGAGTTTCAAACGAAACTGGTGACAGGTTGA
- a CDS encoding sigma-70 family RNA polymerase sigma factor yields the protein MEQKKQERQFTTLLTAHRRQLYAFIYSLLTDHTDAEDVYQRCSMILWDKFEQYDSECEFLPWAMGIAFYEVKNFQRVSSRDRHHFSEQLLNQLFERMQNGKSVQNVQLSSLEKCLKSLRQKDLWLVQQVYWERRKCASVAQELGLKINALYDRVGRIRSQLRNCVLRRVSEVEHAG from the coding sequence ATGGAACAGAAAAAACAAGAACGACAGTTTACAACATTGCTGACGGCTCATCGCCGCCAGCTGTATGCTTTTATTTACTCATTGTTGACGGATCACACTGACGCTGAGGATGTTTACCAGCGTTGCAGCATGATTCTATGGGACAAGTTTGAACAGTACGACTCTGAATGTGAGTTCCTGCCGTGGGCGATGGGAATCGCGTTTTACGAAGTGAAAAACTTTCAACGTGTTTCATCACGTGATCGACACCATTTTTCGGAACAGCTTCTCAATCAACTCTTCGAGCGGATGCAGAACGGCAAAAGCGTCCAAAATGTGCAATTGTCATCACTGGAGAAATGTTTGAAATCGCTGCGTCAGAAAGATTTGTGGCTTGTGCAGCAAGTATACTGGGAACGACGCAAATGTGCGTCCGTTGCACAAGAACTGGGATTGAAAATTAACGCGCTCTATGATCGGGTTGGCAGAATTCGCAGTCAGTTAAGGAACTGCGTTTTGCGACGTGTGTCGGAGGTGGAACATGCCGGATAA
- a CDS encoding DUF1549 domain-containing protein produces the protein MRNLFKNSVCIYFIFLPMMSSANAADLSPEVMKFFEKEVRPLLSKHCWSCHGEQEQKGALRLDTRGHLLLGGESGKSIIPGKPDESLLIESVRYESYEMPPSGKLKEDQIKVLERWVSLGAPWPGADDSVPVRKGQGPEFTDEDRTWWAIQPLLDVTVPVTKTRGWCRNEVDQFILSRLEQHGLTAAPEASREALIRRVYFDLHGLPPTPEEVQNFVNDPRPDAYEKLVDRLLESPRYGERWARHWLDVARYADSDGYRADGYRPNAWRYRDYVIRSFNEDKPYNQFVQEQLAGDELFPNDVDAQIATGFLTHGIYEWNSRDVAGQWDIMLNELTDTVGDVFLGVSMQCAKCHDHKFDPILQKDYFQLRAFFEPILIQASREVATPEQLEKHRLEMDAWEQATEKIRKELSEIEAPYREKAKAVIKSFPPNIQAMINKPEDERSPKEQQLVRLAWRQVEHNYKNLDKQLKPADKEKVLALRRKLEKYDKQKPAPLPVAQQVRDVGPDAPRTTIPKKRTECEPGFLSILDESAVDYFGAPRKDTTSRRTALARWLTQQSNPLSTRVIVNRIWQYHFGKGLAPHSSDLGRLGGTPSHPELLDWLTRNFLERGWRFKSLHRLIVTSATYRQSTQHPLEKEMVSIDPANKYYWSAETRRLDAEQIRDSILAVTGQLDLQAGGPGVTPSIPRRSIYLRVMRNSRDPLLDVFDLPRFFVSVPARDTTTSPVQSLQLFNSQQMLRFADQLSKRADDEVAAVPDKEKERAALKRAWEIVFGRTVTNDELLMAEEFLNRQSKLLSEQKPTVNLQQVETATMPYRNGQSVVFHADKPSSFYVADDKRLTPENCTIEAFFQIRSVYESGAVRTLVSKWSGKVSEPGWLFGVTGRGSRRKPQTLVFRTYGKKSDGTVRDEIVFSDQHIEFNTPYYAAVSFHVSGKRAGEIDFYLKDLSNDDEQLGRITKKHNTIQVLGNNNQPLAIGRMVRNRNSLFDGLIDDIRITSEALDVPSLLFTQESVMKETLGYWKFDPVPGMFQDSSTNQYNITQNDRMTSAGNPRREAFVDLCHILLNSNEFLYVH, from the coding sequence ATGCGTAATCTATTTAAAAACAGTGTGTGCATTTATTTCATTTTCTTACCGATGATGTCTTCAGCAAATGCCGCCGATCTTTCACCGGAAGTCATGAAGTTCTTTGAGAAAGAAGTGCGCCCTCTGCTCTCGAAACACTGCTGGTCTTGCCATGGTGAGCAGGAGCAGAAAGGAGCCCTGCGGCTTGACACACGCGGCCATCTGCTGTTGGGAGGAGAGTCAGGGAAATCCATCATTCCAGGCAAACCGGACGAAAGTTTACTCATCGAGTCGGTTCGCTATGAATCGTACGAGATGCCCCCTTCGGGAAAATTGAAGGAGGACCAGATCAAGGTGCTCGAAAGATGGGTCTCCCTTGGTGCTCCCTGGCCTGGGGCAGACGATTCGGTTCCGGTTCGCAAGGGGCAGGGCCCCGAGTTTACCGATGAGGACCGCACCTGGTGGGCGATTCAACCCTTGCTGGACGTCACTGTGCCCGTAACTAAGACACGTGGCTGGTGCAGGAATGAAGTCGACCAGTTTATTCTTTCCAGGTTAGAGCAGCATGGGCTGACCGCTGCGCCGGAAGCGAGCCGGGAAGCACTGATACGCCGGGTCTATTTTGATTTGCACGGCTTGCCTCCCACACCTGAGGAAGTGCAGAATTTCGTGAATGATCCGCGTCCTGATGCTTACGAGAAGCTTGTCGATCGATTGCTCGAAAGTCCACGCTATGGAGAACGTTGGGCGCGGCACTGGCTCGATGTTGCGAGGTACGCCGATTCAGACGGCTACCGTGCTGACGGCTATCGCCCCAATGCATGGCGCTATCGGGATTATGTAATTCGATCGTTCAATGAGGATAAGCCTTACAATCAGTTCGTTCAGGAACAGTTGGCAGGAGATGAACTGTTTCCGAATGATGTCGATGCACAAATTGCAACAGGTTTTCTGACTCACGGGATTTATGAATGGAATAGCCGTGATGTCGCCGGTCAGTGGGACATCATGTTAAACGAATTAACAGACACTGTTGGTGATGTTTTCCTGGGAGTGAGCATGCAATGTGCCAAGTGTCATGACCATAAGTTTGACCCCATTCTGCAAAAAGATTATTTCCAGTTACGCGCTTTCTTTGAACCGATCCTGATTCAAGCCAGCCGGGAGGTTGCGACACCAGAGCAACTTGAAAAACACCGTCTTGAAATGGATGCCTGGGAGCAGGCCACGGAAAAGATACGTAAAGAACTATCGGAGATCGAAGCCCCTTATCGAGAGAAAGCCAAAGCCGTCATTAAGTCGTTTCCTCCCAACATTCAGGCTATGATTAATAAGCCTGAGGACGAACGATCTCCAAAAGAGCAACAGTTGGTCAGGCTGGCATGGCGTCAGGTGGAACACAATTATAAGAACCTCGACAAGCAACTGAAACCGGCGGATAAGGAAAAGGTCCTGGCGTTAAGACGCAAACTGGAAAAGTACGATAAGCAGAAGCCAGCTCCGCTACCGGTTGCGCAGCAGGTCAGAGATGTCGGCCCGGATGCACCCAGGACAACGATCCCTAAGAAACGTACAGAATGTGAGCCCGGATTCCTGTCCATTCTTGATGAGTCGGCTGTCGATTATTTTGGCGCTCCGCGTAAGGATACCACCAGTCGCAGAACAGCATTGGCGAGATGGCTTACACAGCAAAGCAATCCGCTGTCGACACGCGTGATCGTCAATCGTATCTGGCAGTATCACTTCGGCAAAGGACTGGCACCGCATAGCAGCGATTTAGGTCGCCTGGGGGGGACACCATCACATCCTGAATTACTTGATTGGCTGACACGAAACTTTCTCGAACGCGGCTGGCGATTCAAAAGCCTGCATCGTTTGATTGTTACCTCTGCAACCTATCGCCAATCCACTCAGCATCCGCTTGAAAAGGAAATGGTCTCCATCGATCCCGCCAACAAATATTACTGGAGTGCGGAGACGCGCCGACTCGACGCAGAGCAAATCCGCGATTCCATCTTAGCTGTGACCGGGCAGCTTGATCTTCAGGCTGGTGGTCCCGGCGTGACTCCCAGTATACCACGACGGTCAATTTATTTACGGGTGATGAGAAACAGTCGTGATCCCTTACTGGATGTGTTTGACTTACCTCGGTTTTTCGTCAGCGTGCCTGCCCGCGATACGACGACGTCTCCCGTTCAATCACTACAGTTGTTCAACAGTCAGCAAATGCTGCGGTTTGCCGATCAACTGTCGAAAAGGGCTGATGATGAAGTTGCAGCAGTCCCTGATAAAGAGAAAGAAAGAGCGGCACTGAAACGAGCATGGGAAATTGTTTTCGGCAGGACTGTTACCAACGATGAATTGTTAATGGCTGAAGAGTTTCTCAATCGTCAATCGAAACTGTTGTCGGAGCAGAAACCAACGGTGAATCTGCAGCAAGTGGAAACCGCGACGATGCCTTACCGCAACGGGCAGTCAGTTGTGTTTCACGCGGATAAACCATCTTCTTTTTATGTCGCAGATGACAAACGACTGACTCCGGAGAACTGCACGATAGAAGCCTTCTTCCAAATACGTTCGGTGTACGAATCAGGGGCTGTTCGTACGCTTGTTTCAAAGTGGAGCGGCAAGGTTTCTGAGCCGGGCTGGTTGTTCGGCGTCACGGGGCGCGGCTCCCGACGTAAGCCACAAACACTAGTGTTTCGGACATACGGTAAAAAAAGTGACGGAACCGTTCGCGACGAGATCGTTTTTTCTGATCAACATATTGAATTCAATACGCCGTATTATGCCGCGGTCAGTTTTCACGTCTCGGGGAAGCGCGCCGGCGAAATTGACTTTTATCTGAAAGATCTCTCGAACGATGATGAGCAATTAGGCCGGATTACGAAAAAACACAATACCATCCAGGTTCTGGGCAATAATAACCAGCCACTCGCCATCGGTCGCATGGTTCGTAATCGTAATAGTTTATTTGACGGACTGATTGACGATATCCGGATTACATCTGAGGCCCTGGACGTTCCGTCGCTACTCTTCACACAGGAGTCGGTTATGAAGGAAACACTGGGGTATTGGAAGTTTGATCCTGTACCAGGCATGTTTCAGGACAGTTCTACCAATCAGTACAATATTACCCAGAATGACCGGATGACTTCGGCCGGCAATCCTCGTCGTGAGGCGTTTGTTGACCTTTGTCACATTCTTCTTAACTCAAATGAATTTTTATACGTGCACTAA
- a CDS encoding TolC family protein has product MNPFIAKNEIEQPKPLVATSKNKKPEFKAETDREQDSVSTASHKIVASDVENTESVKLVDAEEQLYPTPLEPIQAPAAGDQPVLTGGMSLQDLESIALSNNPAIQELAATTQKAAGYREQVTTRPNPTVGYQGQQLADRGTDQHLAFIEREFVTANKLELNNRVLNATLSAQLQELEAQRFRVRTDIQIRFYQALALQKQLDLISEFSQVAEQGLDFAIQRREAGEGTRVDVLQSKILKSEVHLTQRQTKAKLAAVWREIAAISGIPELEYTKLQGTLPSKIDVVDWEGLATNIVTSSPEYAAAHDRISRAYAGLERQEVQPIPNMTAQLGAGVDYGTNSGMLNLQVGVPLPISNKNQGNISAAQAEICRAQMEALRIKNAIEERLAVVSKEYDTATAAIELYSTNILPSAKESLDIANQAYQAGEVGFVQILLARKTFFDTNLKFVDAQSQLAAAQSKIDGFLLTGALNNVRDDSGDASLRDQTFSQQ; this is encoded by the coding sequence ATGAATCCTTTCATCGCGAAAAACGAGATTGAGCAACCGAAGCCTCTCGTTGCGACCAGTAAGAACAAGAAACCTGAATTTAAAGCTGAGACAGACAGGGAACAAGATTCCGTTTCGACTGCAAGTCATAAGATTGTTGCCAGTGATGTTGAAAACACTGAGTCGGTGAAACTGGTTGATGCGGAAGAGCAGCTTTATCCGACACCGCTGGAACCGATTCAGGCTCCCGCGGCCGGAGATCAACCAGTCCTGACCGGTGGGATGTCTCTGCAGGATCTGGAATCGATAGCCCTTTCAAACAATCCTGCCATTCAGGAACTCGCTGCTACCACTCAGAAAGCAGCCGGATATCGAGAGCAAGTGACGACGCGACCGAATCCGACCGTGGGATATCAGGGACAGCAACTCGCTGACCGTGGGACCGATCAGCATCTGGCTTTTATCGAGCGGGAGTTCGTGACTGCGAACAAGCTCGAATTGAATAATCGTGTCTTGAATGCGACCTTGTCTGCTCAGTTACAAGAACTGGAAGCCCAGCGGTTCCGAGTCAGGACAGATATTCAAATCCGTTTTTATCAGGCGCTGGCACTACAGAAACAGCTGGATCTGATTTCTGAATTCTCGCAGGTGGCAGAGCAGGGACTGGACTTTGCTATTCAACGCAGGGAAGCCGGAGAAGGGACCCGGGTAGATGTGCTACAGTCTAAAATCTTGAAAAGTGAAGTTCATCTGACGCAACGACAGACCAAAGCAAAACTGGCAGCCGTCTGGAGAGAAATTGCCGCGATCTCAGGCATTCCGGAGTTGGAATACACAAAATTGCAGGGAACGCTTCCTTCAAAAATAGATGTGGTTGACTGGGAAGGACTGGCTACCAATATCGTCACATCCAGCCCGGAGTACGCTGCCGCGCACGATCGAATTTCCCGAGCCTATGCCGGCTTGGAGCGGCAGGAGGTTCAGCCTATCCCTAATATGACGGCACAGTTGGGGGCGGGGGTCGACTACGGGACCAACTCAGGAATGTTGAATCTGCAGGTGGGTGTGCCTTTGCCGATCAGTAATAAAAACCAGGGTAACATCAGTGCGGCTCAGGCAGAAATCTGTCGGGCACAAATGGAGGCCTTGCGGATCAAAAACGCCATTGAGGAGCGATTGGCAGTTGTTTCCAAAGAGTATGATACAGCCACAGCAGCCATTGAACTGTATTCGACTAATATTCTTCCCAGTGCCAAGGAGTCTCTGGATATCGCGAATCAGGCGTATCAGGCAGGTGAGGTTGGTTTCGTCCAGATTCTGCTGGCACGGAAAACATTTTTTGACACCAATCTGAAATTTGTGGATGCACAATCTCAATTGGCAGCCGCGCAGTCCAAGATTGATGGCTTCCTCCTGACAGGAGCACTCAACAACGTACGTGATGACAGCGGCGATGCCAGCTTGCGGGATCAGACCTTTAGCCAGCAGTAG